The genomic window GAGGTCTCTCCTGCCCTGAGGCAGGTGGAAAGTTATCCAGAACTGAGACTCATCGTAGAGAAAACGCACATTGGTGTTTCCAACACAGTACACGCATGGCTCAGTAAGGCCAAAGAGCCTCTCCCCCGCACAGACCCGGACTCGCCTCCAAGCAGCCGTTCCCATTTCAATGCTGAAAGCGTGGGAGGAAAGCCAGGGGcaaatttcctttctgctctaaAATGTCACTCTGGAAAAAACGTCGCTGTGGAGATTCCCTCCGCGGCACCTCTGATGGAGCCCAGTGCCCCTTGGCCCCGTGCACGAGGTGGGTTTGCAGCTCCACCTCCCCTCCTGCACAGACTCTCTAGGAAACTGCTGTTAAAACTAGGGTCTCTGCGGCCTCCGCATCACCAGCAGTGATAAAGATCTTGCAAGACAGATGCTGTGTGTGTAACACCAGTGCTTTCAAAGCGTGATTGCATGTTTGGGGCCAAGAGCAAGCCTGGGATGGGGCTTAGGACCCAAAGCCAAACTGGTAAAAGTGCCCGCATACCCTAGGGGCAGGGAGGTAACTCAGGAGAGCACAGCACCCATTTCTGGGAATTAGCAAAGAGAATTAAGCTCTGGCCTACTTTTCTTTAATTCCTTCAGCTATTTCTACAGTTTTGAGTGCCTTAAAAAATTGTGAATTGAGCCCTTATTTTGTGGCTCTGAAGATGCTTGACTGAGCGGCACCTGGGTCCCATCCCAGCTGAGCTGAGCAAACACAACGCGATTGCTCCCGGCCGCAGCGGCCGCGCAGGGCCGCTCTGCCAGGGAGAGCGATGCTGCAGGTGCCTTCGCACACCAGCGACACGCTTGGGCATTTGCCCAGCTGTTCCCCCCCACCACGGCACCGCTCCGGGGCCATCATCTCCGGCGCGGGCTGAACTCAGCCTTGCTGGAGGTCCtctgcccagctcctgctgctctagacctgttcagaaaaaaactctCATTTATGGACGAAACACTTCCCCCTCACCAAAGCCGAGTGCCTTCCCTGTGGGCTCTCCTAGGGGAACCCCTCGAAGGTAGAGcgagaaagaggaaaagaggttTCCTTACATCGCCTCTTTCACAACACGTCTCCCAAAGTCGAAGCTGCTGCCAGGTCCTCCTGACGCAACATTTCACCGTGTTTTGCATGTTTCTAGCTCAGGTTTTTTCTCTGCATCAAAACCCCCTGCTCCAAGCAGCATTTCCAACCCCGGAGCCAGCGTAAGAACAAGAATGTGACTTTTAagcagggcagaaaaaaaaattcaaaggaaaaaggttAGTAACTACTGtagaagcagaggagaaaaccTGGTGGATTTGATGAGACCCAGacaaaaggctttaaaaagcCATGAGAATTTTTAACAAGTGCTGAACTTGGGAGCCTGCTGCAAAGCTTCCAAAGGGGATGGGGAAAGGGGCaatcagtgttttttaaaaagcaatatggTATTTCTGGGCCAGACCGCCAcggagttttatttttaaaagcgGTCTTCCTCTACCTATCTACCCACTGCTTGAACAGGAAGGAGAAACGCGGGTGCTCAGACAAGCAAGAAAATACAACCAAGATAGGGCTGCTGCTTGGGTACAAGGAAGTGTTAGGGAGCAAAAACACCtcagaaaaatagatttctcCCCAAAGATCTCCACTGATGAGATATACTTGAATGTTAACTCTCTGCTacttcttcttcccttctttttttttctttttttttctttttaagacaCAGAGAACTTCACTAAAACAAAATCCTAAGTGTGGAGGAGATGGCAGGATCTTATTATTCTCAATATTTAGCAATTCTTCCAATTGCTCTGTGGAAAGCGAAGCAGCTGCAAAGCATCACTGGAGCCACTCTGCCCCCCGTAACCCGCCTGCGAGCCCGGAGGCGAGGCAGAGCCGAGGCACGCCGAGCCCCGAGCCCCCAGCGTGCCGCCGGCCCCCCTCGGTACTCACTTTGAGCTGAGATTTGGACACCTTGCCGCTCTTCTCCACGTCCAGGGCCGTGAAGGCGTACCAGATGGATTTCAACAGCTCTGCTCGCAGGTCCATGGCTACAGGCGCTGATGACAGAGGCTGCTCTGTCAACGTTGAGAATCCGGTTTCAGGAAACCGACGGCCTCGACAGCGGAGCTTGCGCGAAGCAGGAGCGCCATCTGCTTGGACGCGCCTCGGAGTGGCCCGCGGCCCTCTGCCATCCTCCTGCCCGCCTTGGGGCCCGGGCGCATCTCTGCCCGCCGGTCCCCCAGGCACGCGCTGCCTCCGGCTCCTGGCTCCCcgtggcaggctgcaggcaggggatCAGCTCTGGGCACGGTGTTCACAGCTGCACAGCTCTTGATCTACAAACACTCGGGACATTGTCCTGCACATTTGCCTTGTGGTTCACAGGGGCTGACGTCTGCTGACGTCCAAGAGCCTCTGCCAGGCCCGGAGCACCTGCAGAGGCAGATCCCAGGGCCAAGGGAAGGCAAGAGAGGCACTTTAGGGCTTGCTTGGAAAATGAGTGTGAGAATCCAAGCACAAACTGGGCAAGAATTTGTAATCCTTTGCAATCTCAGCCTGGAGATCAAAAGCTTCCTCAGCACTTGTTCTGCAGAGAGAAATCCCCTCCCtccacaaagcagcagcttcctcttctCAAGATTTAAATTGAGCTTCCCCTAGCAGCAGGAGCACAGACCGTGCCACACGTGAAAGCTCCAGCCCTGCTTGTTTTGAGCTCAGTcacagcagaaaaggcaagctgaaatctgcctgctgcagccctcccacGGAGGCGTTATTGGAGTGGCATGCCCGTGCTTCCCCGCAGAAACCTCTTCTCTTGCAGAAGCAACCTAAGAGCACTTCTCGGGTGTATATAGCCAATAACTAACTACCTCACTACTTGGAGCCTGTGCTGGCGTTCCTTATGTCGACAAAATGTCCAGGGGCAGAGGTAAACACCAGAGGTGCTAAGGCTAGTTCTGGGGGTTTGAGAAAGCCAGCCTGGGTCTCCCACTCCAGCTAGCAGAGAGGACTGCAGAATGTGCACGAGCATGAGATGTATTTGCTCTGTGAATTTCCTTAATCCATCTATCTGCAAAATAATATAATCCAACCCTCCCTCCAACCCTTTGCCAGTCCACCAGCTCCAGAAACCGAAGGAGAAATGGGAAATGGGtgcttttggtttttctttttataaaaagacatttgtttttatttcaactcAGTATTTACATACAAGTCTAGCTCAGCCGTCAAGAAGTGCTGGTTGGCAGCTGTGGAGGCAAGATTTTCCTCTACTCCAGAGTGGTGAATCTGCCAAGGAAATTTGCTTTAGAGGACTGTAGTAGAGACAGAACTGCTGTTGTGCCCAGGTGCACGTGGAGCCTGCCTGGGTGCTTGCTCAGTGTGCACCAGGGCAAACTGACTTCCCGCATCAGGAAGTGGCTGCCACTCAAAAACACTGAGCCCAGGACTGCCTAGGCTGGTGCTGATGCTTCACTTTTTGAGGCTTTATTGCTTCTGCGCATATACTGCCCACTTGCCCCTCACACAGGAGTAGGCAGTGGTTGGACCATTCCTAAAGGGGAAAGGGTAGGAAGTGCCTCTCCAGAATAGATTTTGCACACAGTGACTGCTGAAACTGCTGTAGCTCCAGGCCTACACAGAAGACTGGTAAGTCTTCAGAGTCTTGGCCACGAAGGAGTTAACAACAGAAGACACAACCTGTCATCTCCATCAGGCATAGGGAGTCAGTCTCCAAGGCAAGGAGCAGGATAAAGTCACCGCTCTGAGCCCAGGGAAACAGCAGAGCTCCAGCAGAAGGCAGCCAAGTTTCTCAGACATCCCTGCAATCAAGAGAAGAGCCCTTCACATAGGGTCACTCCAGCAGCCCAACACTGCCCACATCTGCTGCTCTCACCACCTGCGTGGTGTATATGCTGGATGCAGTCAGCTGGACTCATACTCCTTCCTCGCTCACGTACTGCGTGTCTGCTGCGTGCCAGCTGGCCCAGTTCCTGCAGATCCCAACACCTCGTGGAAAACAGGCTCGGgctgcctgctctccctgcccagGAGGCTCGGCAGGGTCTCAGCACCCATTCTCAGACACGGCTGCATCAAGTGTTACGGGTTCATGCTGCATTGCTGCTGCCGCCATGCTTATGGCTTCCtccaggctctgctgctcttctaACTAGGGGAAGAAAGACAAGAGATAACACTGCCCTCCCAGAAGGTGGGCTCAGTAGACCTGGCGTCTCTCAGGGCAGCCTCAGCAGGACAGAGGTGTGAGGAATCTGAAGTGGGTGACACAGGTGTGAAGCACAGGGGCAAAACAGGGAGACACTGCTGTGATGGGGACAGGCTGCTTACAAATGAGCGTTGTGCAAATACAAGGGGCTGCTCACGCAGACAAGCCAGACAGCTGAGAACACGGGTGGTTGAGGACAGGATCACACATGTGCTGGTGTGATACAGCTGGGTCAGTTGTTCAAGTAAGTGTTGTAGGATACCACTGAGCTGGTGTCTGCTCTGCCCCTTCCTGCACTTCAGCTCTGTCACAGCAGCTCGTACGTCTCCCAGGAGCCCTCCCTAAGCTCTCTGCTCCACAGTCTTACCCCTACATGTCCCTGCTCTGTTCAGCACACAGGACATCCAGGAATTAAGGAGCAAGCATCCTGGAATAGAGCAGAGACCGCAAAGCGAGAGGTACGTGCTGAAGCAAGTGGGTGGATGGGGATGcacaggaaggaagggaggataACATGGCAGGAACAACGCTCAGGCCTGCTCAGGGGGCTGCACGGTACCTGCACTGCAATGTGGGTGCCATTGGCAGTAGCCAGCAATGCCACCTGCTGATGACGGGGGGATGTGATGGCTGATTCCTCAGACATGACTGTCCCAGAGGTGACTACTGTAACCTGGGAAAAGTTAAGATAAAAACAATTAcgttttaaaagaaagtgtgaTTCCCTTTTCGCAGGATGTTTCTCTGCATGGAAGAGGAAAGGCCCCACATTTGCCCGTACCGGTTGCGTCTCAGTGCCATCACTGTTGATCATAGTCACGGTGTGTGAGTCATCACCTGTGAGCTCTTCCTCAGGCTCTGCAAGGGCACTGCTCTGCGTCACCATACTGATTGCACTGCCCAGGGCCTGCAGGTCTTCCTGGGATAGTCTGACCTGGGTGGGATAAAAGGGGATCCTTTCAGCCAGAACAGTTTTTCAGGAAGCCTTAAGTAATTGCTGAGGTTAGCAACACAAATGTCTCGGTaaggaagaaatattctttctttgcatGCAAGACCTAGGTCACAGAGAACTCAAAGGACTCGCCTAGAGTGACAGAGAGAACGAGTGGAGAACCTGCAAATCTTGAGTCTCTGGCTCTAACCGTTTGACTACATCTCCCCTTCCTCTATTTAGCATCTTCTTTCTAAGCTCTTAAGTGGCAACTTGTGTAttgctgcagcaggcagcacctTCGACCAAGAGGAAATTGTAGAGATATTCATGGCAACTATTTTCCTTCACCCTACACCACAGAAGGAAATTTTCCCAGTCAGCACATGAACTGTTGGTAGAGGGAAGTATGGAACAAGAACAAGGCTGCTGTTTACACACtacaaaaaaacaatttcaaaatccAGCCTGTGTCAGCAGAGATTGGGACTGATCTTTTGGCAGCAGACCAGGAAGCAAGGGCTGGCAGCGCTGTGCACCAGCCTTGACAAAATGCCTATGAGACTTTGTCTGCAGACTCGCTGGAGAGTGAGTCAGGGACCAGAGGCCTGTGTTCTCTACCCTCCACATCAAGACTGTAGCAGTTGGGTAAGGCTGTAAGGAAGGAGCCCTCATAAAAGACAGAATCTATGAATCTCTGGGATCTGCTTCACACTGAAAAGATCCCTAAAGAGAACACCAAGGTGAGGCCCCCCTGCCTCCCTGGTGGGAGGCCCTGTTTAGGAGCATCAGGAAGTGCTCAGTGGAATGCGGAGTGCAGCTGGGTAAGAGGCAGAATCTCCCTCAGATAACTTTTCCCTCCCCACATGCTGGAGGCTGTTAGTATCCGTACCTGCTGCGTCCCATCCTGAGAGATAAGCGAGACCTGCGTAGGCATACCATCATCTTCCTCTTCGTCCTCAtcttcctccatctctgacAGGAAAGCAATATGCTGGCTCTTCAGCAGGGAGCCTCTTTCAGTAGCAGCTGAGTCAGGAAAGGGGAAACAGCAAAGGGGATGAGAGAGAAGTGCTGATCAGAGCATGAACGCACATGTGTGACCCTGGGACCTGCTTGTTCCCTGAAGGGCCAACACAAGAGAATAGTGTGTGATTAAGGTGATAACACCCCTGGGTTGATCTGGGAGCAAGGATCTTTACCTCTCCCCATACTATAGAATGGAAAGTAACCCCCTCCCACCCTATGACATACAAACAAGATCACAGGGAGCCCTTTACTCTTGGCTGCAACACAGATGTGGGCTTGATGAGGAAGACAAGAGGCCGTAGCACAGGCCCAGGTCCgagggagaagagcagctgcGGGATCTCTCTGCTTTGTCAGATAGTCTGATCCAAGCCCTGCTGAAGGTGATGGGGAAGCGGTTGCTTaccctccagctgctgctgttcgTAGAGGGCCTGTTCGCTCTCCTCTGTGGCCTCCAGCTCACCGTGGCTGCTGCGCTTGTGCATGGCCAGCGTGGAGGTCTGGCGGTAGGTCTTCCCACAATTATTGCAGGTGTAGGGCTTGCAGTGCGTGTGGACCACGTGGTGCTTGTAGAGGCTAGAGTACTCTGTGAAGCGCTTTCCACAGCCCGGCACAGTGCACATGTACGGCTTCTCTCCTATGACAGAGGCCACAGTGACTTTCCATGCTCTGCCAACCTCACAGTGCAGAGCTTTATCTGCTCACCCTCACCACACTCTGGGAAGGGATTCCCCACTAACAAGGAATGGCTGGAGACAGAGTACAGGGGTAGAAGGAACTATCATCAGCCCAGTTAGGCAATTCCTATTTCCTTTAACTCCCCTGGCTAGCACCAAATCTACACCAACAAAGTACTGCCTGGAAATTGTCATTTCAGTCCCATAGATTTGCCTGATACCACATGCCATCCGTGCTGCCAGCTGACTAGGGAAGAAGCATCTGTGTTTTACCCTCTTCTCCTCTTACCTGTGTGGATTCTCATATGGTTCTTGTAATTGGTGGCACTGGTGAAACCCCTTCCGCAGTTGGGCTCCGGGCACATGTAAGGCCGCTCGCCTGTGTGCGTTCGGATGTGAACCTTGCGGATGTTGGATGTGGTAAAAGAGCGGCCACAACCCTCAAATGGGCACTTGAAGGGACGCTCCCCTGCATTGACAGGGTAACACAGAATAAGAGTCCTGCTAAAACCCAGTTACCTGGAATGCTCTGGACACCTGTATCCTTTTACTCCTCTACAGATTATTACACTAATGAGACCTCAGTTCAGTTCTTGCTGTTGTGAATACTGTGTGTGACATTTCCTCTAGCAAACAAAGCTCTTTTGCTCTGCTGTTGGTAACAGAGTCAAGAATCCCTAGTTCCACCACCTACTTCTGTATGAAAATTACTTCAGTTCTACCTTTCTTCACCCAAGATATCAAAAAGTAGAAACTGGACAAAGACTGAAGCAGTGCTTCACCTTAGACACCTATTCAGTGAGTGTCTAGGGGCTTCTCCTCCTGTACTGCTCACCTGTGTGTGTTCTGATGTGTTTCTGTAGATCCCCAGAAGTTTTGAAGGCTTTGGTACACATGTCTTCTGGACACTTGTAAGGTTTTTCACCAGTATGTGTTCTCACATGGCTCTTCAGCCCATACCCTGGCAaggaaagaaactgcaaaattaattttataatgcAGAGGAAGTAACATGGCAAGCTGTGTACCACCTCTCAATCTACAAACTTTTGAATGACTGACCTGTGTCTACGAATTTGAATAGGATGGAATATCCAAATAGCCTCACAACACCACTGAGAATTCATCATCTTGCCTTAACTCATTTTGTCTGTTCATAATTAGTCAACATCCAACAATTTCACACGCTGCAATTCTTTCtcagaagtttttaaaagctatgcTTACTGTGCTCTGCTGGAAAGAAGTGAGGGCTGATCCTCTCAAGAGCGGTTTGCACTGGACAGAATAGAGaacttttgcaaaagaaaacctGTTACCTGTAGCAAATGCTTTGCCACAGCTTGGGAAGTCACATGTATATGGCCGATCACCTGTGTGAGCACGTTCATGTACCtagaacagaaagaacagatCTTTAAAGTGAGGTCCAAGCCAAGgagggcaagggaaggaaagtAGTGCAGTGAAGTCTAGGTGGTCGAGAGAATCTGAAGTGCTCTACTGGCTTTCACCATGGCCAACACATCTGGATCTCTCATGGGTCAGAGTGTCTTCTCACTGACACAGTCCCATTTTCCTCTTcccatattaaaaatacaatgctTTCCTCTTGTTCTTCAAGGTTGAAAGCATCTCCCTAAAAACCTCAGAGAAAAACTCACTTTAGAGCAATATGCTAGTGCCACAGGATGCCTTGACCTTTCTCCTGTGGGAAATCAAGCATGCAACTCTCAGCCTTTTGTGCAGCAAGTTTTCTGAACTGGCAACACAACATGGGAACATACCCAGTCTGCATGACTGCACATTAGCTGCTTTACCTTTAAATGGTGGGCTGTGGTATAGAGGCGGCCACAGCCTTTGTACCCACAACGGAAAGCTCTACTGGCAACCTGCTGCCCCTTCTCATTGCTGTGCACTTCTTCCTGCAAATCCTGCCAAGAGATACATGGGACTTAATTCAGTAAGCCACCACAGCAGACGTCGCAAAGTCCATATGAATCATTTTCCTCcttgccacacacacacacatgtgcgcGTCTTCAGATATCCTCACAAAAATGTGTTCCTACAAACACAGGTTGTGCACATCATGCAATCCAGGTGACAGAGCAGGCATCCAGGAACCAGAATTTCCCAGTCCAATCTCTGAGGTCACTGGGTATTCTCAGACACGTAACACACATCTCCATGCTTCATCTAGCTCATTTGCAAAACCTGCAGCTAATGTATTTGCTAATCTTGCAGAGGAGCCCCAAAGCCGTCTTAATTACTAGTCTGCAAAGTGCTGTGCATCAAGAGGAAATTAGCCTAATCTCAGAGACAGATCACTGAAAAATTCAGACCTGGGGAGGGACATCGCCAGAATCCTCACTCTTCATACAGCAGATATTTGTtactccctcctcttcctcatcagATACCTGCAAGCAAAGATACACAGCACTGTTCATGCCTCCCTGTACAATGCAGAACAGGtgagcagccccagcaggaAGACATTCACACCAGCAGAGGTGACCCACTCTTCTCCAAAAAGCTGGCGGTGACTGGTCCTGTCACAGCAGGAAGGTCTCCATCAGCAGCCTTAAACACTGCCTCCCTCTCACACAGTGCTATGAGGATAGGACAAAATGGCAGCGCTCAAGACCACAGATATTTAGATGGAGTATTGTAGCAATAATACATGTTCTGAGGCCTTTGTAACGGGGTGAACAAGCATCATAACTCAGCCACTCCCAATATGTAAAAGATTGGTCTTAATGTGTCACCTGAATCATTAATGGAAGAGTGCATCACAACCAGGTGATGTTATGAGGAATGcaggcaaacagaaaaaaaactccCCAGGGAGAAGCATATAAAGCAAGGAAACAAAGTCCAAGGTGCATCATagcagctctctgctcttcccagAACTATGCTTGAAACAGCTTAAGGATAGAAGGCCCAGCACTCTGCTAGAACTAGCTAGGAATTCCAGCAGGAGCATGCCATGTTTCCAGGTCCTTAAATGTCAGCAACCTATCAGTGACAGCATTCCCAGAGAAGCCATGTCCAATTTCTCTCCTCAGAGTTGGCATTGCTGAGAAACAGACACAAAAGTACCGACAAGAAAGGTAACTTAAACCTCAGGCCAAATGGGGACTACTACACCAGCCCCTCAGTGATGCTGTCAGACCATGAAGGAAGTATTGGGGCCTCACCTTGCTGGCATACTGCTTTAATGCATTAATGGTCTCAGCATCAAAggcatcctcttcctcctctccaaccAACTCCTCCAGCACAGATTCTGCCTGCACTGCCAGGATGGTGCTGCCAGGTGGCACAATGACAGGACGATGTATGTAGGCGGTGGAGCCATCCTCCAGCTGGACCGCCTCAAGGGTGCTGGAATTGTAACTCTCTGCAAGCGGAACCAACAAAGCCAAATATAAAAGAGCTGATGAATGTCAGCTGCTTTTCATCTCTCCAGGCTACCTACAGCTTAGAAATTCATAATGCTTCAGCAATTTATATTCCAGATGCTAAGGAAAGGATGAGGAATGCTTTTTACCTTTAGGTGTGTTGTGTATGTACGCCATAGTGCCATCTTCCAACAACACTGGCTGCCCATCCTCAAAAGCTACAGActctaaaataaaagaagaaaatccacaaACTTTATCAGAATACTCAGATGGGTTAGAAGAGATACTACTTTAGATGCTGAACACTACTGTATTCACTCCCATGAAAGAGCACAAACAAAGCCTGCTTGCTTGCATGGAAAGTCTGCCAAAATTATAGCCTGTAAGATACCATCTGAGCCTGTCAGTCACAAATTATGAGGTTTTTAAGGCTTCACACATAACTTGCAGCAATGCAGTAATCTGTAATTCTGTATCTCAACAGTTCCAAAATGCCAAGTTACATCCCAGACAAAATGGAAAGCTCTGGCACAGTGgtttgtaaaagaaaacatacacatcCCATGACAGAGGGAAGAGGGGTGAGAAAGTAGACTCTTGGCAGGTTTGGAGGTAGAGAAGAAGGTGAAGGGAGAAAAGTAGTACAGCCAGGCATAAAAGGTGGGTTTCAAACAAGcttctgagaacagaaaagGGAGGTGCCACACAAGGAGCttgagagagggaggggaggatGGCCCAGAGCTACAGACTTCTTTCCGCCTGCCCTTTTTATAACAGCTCATCATGGCTGGGGAGGATTCCTCCACGACACATGAAATGAACTCCCATCACCCCTCAGCTTAGTTAATGTCACTTCATTTCAGAGCTGATAGGCCAATGACCAAAATGACAGGGCTTCCAATCTGTCCCCTTCagcacccccctccccccaaaaaatccaAGGGTAACATATATCTTATAGTTCAGAGGAAGTTTCTGTCTAGCTGCTCTCAGATCAAACAAACTTTGGGTTATGTATGATTAACACATGTACGCAGAGAGTGTATGCAAAAACCACACAGCTCACTGGCCTTGCTCATAGTCTTGTGATCAATCTGTTAGACTTGCAAACTGTGAGTGAGCCTACAGGCAAAACTCTTAACATTCATAACATTTAACAAACATTTGCTTACACCACCAGCAAGTCTGACTTCTTGTCAGTTTGTTGACATTCAGTCTCAAAACCATAGGCAGGACCAAAAACCACACCTAAAAAGATCCCTTAAAGTTAGTGCTGAGAGAGGAGGCACAATTGCTGGGACATTGAAAACTTCAGTCACATGACATCcttctagaaaggaaaatgtaaatttaaggTCCTCACCTTTCTGAACAGTCACCTGATGAATGTAAGCTGTGGTCCCATCTTCAAGTTCAATGACTTGCCCTTCTATCAGCTTTTCATCTGAAACAGTTGAGAAATACAGTGAGAAGCGCTTGCAGAGTTCACAATCTTCCTGGTCCAGCAAGTTGTCCTTTTTGTTGCATCTTTTCAAGGAAGCCAGTCATACAAAAAGACAGTGAAACTGCTACTTATAAGTAGTTATTTATCAAGCCTTCCCCTGAATAGTGATGGCTGCACTTAATTTCCAGAAATGTTAGAGTCTCCTTTGCCTAGACAGGAGGATAAAGACAAAGAATCTCAGCCAATACTTGTTTACAAGCTACCCTTCACAGCTCCACAAGCCAATAAGCAAAAGAATAACATGTGCTAAGCATTTTGGATCTAAAGCAGAAACCAACTACACTTTCACTGCAGAACAACTCATTTGGAAGCTTTTAACGGCACCAGCAGCAGACTGAACATTTCTTCTACTTCAGTTGAGGGTCCATTATtgggaaagaaataaacagGCCCTAAAAGTCTGAGCATTGCTACCCTTGGTGTGTTGTGAAAAACGGGATTTTAGAACAGCGCAGCTCTCTGAGCAACTTCTCACTTTAACAAAATTTTTCTACAAT from Rhea pennata isolate bPtePen1 chromosome 25, bPtePen1.pri, whole genome shotgun sequence includes these protein-coding regions:
- the ZNF76 gene encoding zinc finger protein 76 isoform X2, which produces MESLGLQAVTLSDGTTAYIQQAVKDEKLIEGQVIELEDGTTAYIHQVTVQKESVAFEDGQPVLLEDGTMAYIHNTPKESYNSSTLEAVQLEDGSTAYIHRPVIVPPGSTILAVQAESVLEELVGEEEEDAFDAETINALKQYASKVSDEEEEGVTNICCMKSEDSGDVPPQDLQEEVHSNEKGQQVASRAFRCGYKGCGRLYTTAHHLKVHERAHTGDRPYTCDFPSCGKAFATGYGLKSHVRTHTGEKPYKCPEDMCTKAFKTSGDLQKHIRTHTGERPFKCPFEGCGRSFTTSNIRKVHIRTHTGERPYMCPEPNCGRGFTSATNYKNHMRIHTGEKPYMCTVPGCGKRFTEYSSLYKHHVVHTHCKPYTCNNCGKTYRQTSTLAMHKRSSHGELEATEESEQALYEQQQLEAATERGSLLKSQHIAFLSEMEEDEDEEEDDGMPTQVSLISQDGTQQVRLSQEDLQALGSAISMVTQSSALAEPEEELTGDDSHTVTMINSDGTETQPVTVVTSGTVMSEESAITSPRHQQVALLATANGTHIAVQGCLRNLAAFCWSSAVSLGSER
- the ZNF76 gene encoding zinc finger protein 76 isoform X3, whose translation is MAYIHNTPKESYNSSTLEAVQLEDGSTAYIHRPVIVPPGSTILAVQAESVLEELVGEEEEDAFDAETINALKQYASKVSDEEEEGVTNICCMKSEDSGDVPPQDLQEEVHSNEKGQQVASRAFRCGYKGCGRLYTTAHHLKVHERAHTGDRPYTCDFPSCGKAFATGYGLKSHVRTHTGEKPYKCPEDMCTKAFKTSGDLQKHIRTHTGERPFKCPFEGCGRSFTTSNIRKVHIRTHTGERPYMCPEPNCGRGFTSATNYKNHMRIHTGEKPYMCTVPGCGKRFTEYSSLYKHHVVHTHCKPYTCNNCGKTYRQTSTLAMHKRSSHGELEATEESEQALYEQQQLEAATERGSLLKSQHIAFLSEMEEDEDEEEDDGMPTQVSLISQDGTQQVRLSQEDLQALGSAISMVTQSSALAEPEEELTGDDSHTVTMINSDGTETQPVTVVTSGTVMSEESAITSPRHQQVALLATANGTHIAVQLEEQQSLEEAISMAAAAMQHEPVTLDAAVSENGC
- the ZNF76 gene encoding zinc finger protein 76 isoform X1; translation: MESLGLQAVTLSDGTTAYIQQAVKDEKLIEGQVIELEDGTTAYIHQVTVQKESVAFEDGQPVLLEDGTMAYIHNTPKESYNSSTLEAVQLEDGSTAYIHRPVIVPPGSTILAVQAESVLEELVGEEEEDAFDAETINALKQYASKVSDEEEEGVTNICCMKSEDSGDVPPQDLQEEVHSNEKGQQVASRAFRCGYKGCGRLYTTAHHLKVHERAHTGDRPYTCDFPSCGKAFATGYGLKSHVRTHTGEKPYKCPEDMCTKAFKTSGDLQKHIRTHTGERPFKCPFEGCGRSFTTSNIRKVHIRTHTGERPYMCPEPNCGRGFTSATNYKNHMRIHTGEKPYMCTVPGCGKRFTEYSSLYKHHVVHTHCKPYTCNNCGKTYRQTSTLAMHKRSSHGELEATEESEQALYEQQQLEAATERGSLLKSQHIAFLSEMEEDEDEEEDDGMPTQVSLISQDGTQQVRLSQEDLQALGSAISMVTQSSALAEPEEELTGDDSHTVTMINSDGTETQPVTVVTSGTVMSEESAITSPRHQQVALLATANGTHIAVQLEEQQSLEEAISMAAAAMQHEPVTLDAAVSENGC